From the genome of Yersinia enterocolitica, one region includes:
- a CDS encoding FAD assembly factor SdhE, with protein MEIDNKARIHWACRRGMRELDISIMPFFEHEYDGLSNNEKQAFIRLLECDDPDLFNWLMNHGEPQDSELRQMVKLIQTRNKARGPVAM; from the coding sequence ATGGAAATCGATAATAAGGCCCGTATTCACTGGGCGTGCCGTCGTGGTATGCGTGAACTTGATATCTCTATCATGCCGTTTTTTGAACATGAGTATGATGGCTTGAGTAATAACGAGAAGCAGGCATTTATTCGCTTACTTGAGTGCGATGACCCAGACTTATTCAACTGGCTGATGAATCACGGGGAGCCGCAGGATAGCGAGCTGCGTCAGATGGTCAAACTGATTCAAACACGAAATAAAGCCCGTGGCCCAGTGGCGATGTGA
- a CDS encoding HD domain-containing protein, whose translation MSLTLPVLDFGPLTETVQFLMEVDKLKDIQRRTKVIASLRQENSAEHSWHFAVAAMSLAPYAGPDVDINRVIQMALLHDIVEIDAGDVIVYDLAARAAIHEQEVAAAKRLFGMLPPALNAQFTALWDEYEAEETADACFATVLDRILPMLINLHTEGQSWIENGIRLQQVLDRNQRVAERYPQIWQYLLPQLQAAQQKGWLK comes from the coding sequence ATGTCATTAACACTGCCAGTTCTGGATTTTGGCCCCCTGACCGAGACTGTCCAGTTTCTGATGGAAGTTGATAAGCTAAAAGATATACAGCGCCGCACCAAAGTGATTGCCAGCTTACGGCAGGAAAACTCCGCTGAGCACAGTTGGCATTTTGCGGTGGCGGCAATGAGTCTGGCCCCCTATGCAGGCCCGGATGTTGATATCAACCGCGTAATTCAAATGGCACTGCTGCACGATATTGTTGAAATCGATGCCGGTGATGTCATCGTTTATGATTTGGCCGCCAGAGCCGCCATTCATGAACAAGAAGTGGCCGCGGCTAAACGGTTATTCGGTATGCTCCCTCCCGCTTTAAACGCGCAATTTACCGCGCTGTGGGACGAATATGAAGCAGAAGAAACCGCCGATGCGTGCTTTGCGACCGTGCTGGACCGCATTTTGCCAATGCTGATTAACCTGCATACCGAAGGGCAAAGCTGGATAGAAAATGGTATCCGTTTGCAACAAGTGCTGGATCGCAACCAACGAGTCGCTGAGCGCTATCCTCAGATCTGGCAATATTTACTGCCCCAGTTACAGGCTGCGCAGCAAAAGGGCTGGCTGAAATAA
- a CDS encoding hemolysin III family protein: MSPATTTPAYPWAEEIANSISHGIGVVFGIIGLVLLLVQAVDSGADTKALTSYSLYGGSIILLFLASTLYHAVPHRKAKLWLQKFDHCAIYILIAGTYTPFLLVGLDSPLARGLMAVIWGLALFGVIFKLAFAHRFEVLSLVTYLTMGWLSLIVIYQLAVKLEIGGLALLTIGGLLYTLGVVFYASKRIRFGHAIWHGFVLGGSVCHFMAIYLYV, translated from the coding sequence TTGTCACCGGCCACAACGACCCCAGCCTATCCATGGGCAGAAGAGATAGCTAATAGCATTAGCCATGGTATTGGTGTGGTGTTTGGAATTATCGGGCTGGTGTTGCTTTTGGTGCAGGCAGTAGACAGTGGTGCTGATACCAAAGCGCTAACCAGCTATAGCTTGTATGGCGGCAGTATTATTTTGCTTTTTCTGGCATCAACACTGTATCACGCCGTGCCACACCGTAAGGCGAAGCTCTGGCTACAGAAGTTTGACCACTGTGCCATTTATATTTTGATTGCCGGCACTTATACCCCCTTTCTGCTGGTGGGATTGGATTCGCCACTGGCCAGAGGGTTAATGGCGGTCATTTGGGGGCTGGCGCTGTTCGGTGTGATATTTAAGCTGGCTTTTGCTCATCGATTTGAGGTGTTGTCGCTCGTGACTTACCTAACGATGGGCTGGTTATCACTGATTGTGATTTATCAGCTGGCGGTGAAACTTGAAATTGGCGGGTTGGCATTACTGACTATTGGCGGCTTGCTTTACACTTTAGGGGTGGTTTTCTACGCCTCTAAGCGTATCCGTTTCGGTCATGCTATCTGGCATGGTTTTGTGTTGGGTGGCAGTGTCTGCCACTTTATGGCGATCTATTTGTACGTTTGA
- the gcvH gene encoding glycine cleavage system protein H, whose translation MSNVPAELKYASSHEWVRADGDGIYSIGITEHAQELLGDMVFVDLPEVGSEVSAGSDCAVAESVKAASDIYAPISGEIVAVNTELESSPELVNSAPYTDGWLFSIKASDEGELAGLLDAEAYLATIEE comes from the coding sequence ATGAGCAATGTACCAGCAGAGTTAAAATATGCGTCATCTCATGAGTGGGTTCGTGCCGATGGCGATGGCATCTATAGCATCGGTATCACTGAGCATGCGCAAGAGCTACTGGGCGACATGGTGTTTGTTGATTTGCCTGAAGTGGGCAGTGAAGTTTCAGCTGGTAGTGATTGTGCTGTTGCCGAATCAGTTAAAGCGGCTTCCGACATTTATGCCCCGATCAGCGGCGAAATTGTTGCGGTTAATACTGAGCTGGAAAGCTCACCAGAACTGGTCAACAGCGCACCTTATACCGATGGTTGGCTGTTCAGCATCAAAGCCTCTGATGAAGGTGAGCTGGCAGGTTTGTTAGATGCCGAGGCGTATTTGGCGACCATTGAAGAATAA
- a CDS encoding two-component system sensor histidine kinase CreC — protein sequence MKIGVRLLLGYFLIVAIAGYFVIRIFVQEVKPGVRRATEGTLVDTATLLAQFARQDMLLDNVASGQLAQAFASLNLRPIGANIEGIRKDRNEYRVYLTDTDGRVIFDSSGKAVGQDYSRWNDVWLTLRGEYGARSTRTNPADEQSSVMYVAAPVIAENKIIGVLSVGKPNISMAPVIKRSERKILLAGGVLLGIALLIGLGFVWWINRAIGKLVDYAERVAEGQVVALPAIGSSELNDLARALESMRLKLDGKAYIEQYVHTMTHELKSPLAAITGAAELLRESPPPATAQRFIVNIEQQSARIRQLVDKMLVQARLESRVDLQFSPLDISHILKQTFSAKEAQAVSRGICLQLKSADSAILTGDGLLLSQALTNLIDNALDFTPLGGAVILSGDRHEGEYLITVEDNGSGIPDYAQERIFDRFYSLPRADSPKSTGLGLNFVREVAAIHRGRISLENRLPQGVSAYLTLPLDAT from the coding sequence ATGAAAATCGGCGTGCGCTTACTGCTAGGTTACTTTCTGATAGTGGCCATTGCCGGTTATTTTGTTATTCGTATTTTCGTACAAGAGGTGAAACCTGGCGTCCGGCGCGCCACCGAAGGCACATTAGTGGATACCGCCACACTACTGGCACAGTTTGCCCGGCAAGATATGCTGCTGGATAACGTTGCCAGTGGTCAATTGGCACAAGCGTTTGCTTCGCTAAATTTGCGGCCAATAGGTGCCAATATTGAAGGTATTCGCAAGGATCGTAACGAATATCGCGTTTATCTGACGGATACCGACGGACGGGTGATTTTTGATTCATCGGGTAAAGCGGTAGGGCAAGATTATTCGCGCTGGAATGATGTTTGGCTGACGCTACGCGGTGAATATGGCGCACGCAGCACCCGTACCAATCCCGCAGATGAACAAAGTTCGGTAATGTATGTGGCGGCACCGGTCATTGCTGAAAACAAAATCATTGGGGTGCTCAGTGTGGGTAAACCCAATATTTCCATGGCGCCCGTTATCAAACGCAGTGAGCGTAAGATCTTGTTGGCTGGTGGTGTCTTGCTCGGTATTGCTCTGCTGATTGGCTTGGGCTTCGTATGGTGGATAAACCGCGCTATCGGCAAATTGGTAGATTACGCTGAGCGGGTGGCCGAGGGGCAGGTTGTGGCGCTGCCAGCGATCGGCAGTAGCGAGTTGAATGATTTGGCCCGCGCACTGGAAAGTATGCGTCTTAAATTGGATGGCAAAGCCTACATCGAACAATATGTTCACACCATGACTCATGAGCTGAAAAGCCCATTAGCCGCCATTACCGGTGCAGCTGAACTGCTACGTGAGTCGCCCCCGCCAGCCACCGCCCAGCGGTTTATTGTTAATATTGAGCAGCAAAGTGCACGCATCCGGCAACTAGTAGATAAAATGTTGGTGCAGGCACGGCTCGAGAGCCGGGTTGATTTACAATTTTCTCCATTGGATATCAGTCACATACTCAAGCAAACCTTCAGTGCGAAAGAGGCACAAGCTGTCAGCCGCGGTATTTGCCTGCAACTAAAAAGCGCCGATAGCGCAATATTAACCGGGGATGGGTTATTACTCAGTCAGGCGCTGACCAATCTGATTGATAATGCACTGGATTTCACGCCTTTGGGCGGGGCCGTGATACTCAGTGGCGATCGGCATGAGGGGGAGTATCTGATAACGGTTGAAGATAATGGCAGCGGTATTCCCGATTACGCTCAAGAGAGAATTTTCGACCGTTTTTATTCATTACCAAGGGCCGATAGCCCGAAAAGTACTGGCTTGGGGCTGAATTTTGTGCGCGAGGTGGCCGCTATTCATCGCGGGCGGATTTCGCTGGAGAACCGCTTGCCACAAGGGGTGAGTGCCTATTTAACGTTGCCGCTGGATGCCACATGA
- a CDS encoding two-component system response regulator CreB, giving the protein MKPLIWLVEDEPSIADTLIYTLESEGFTLRWFDRGEPALAALADGRPALAIVDVGLPDINGFDLCRRLLAREPALPVVFLTARSEELDRIVGLEIGADDYIAKPFSPREVSARVRTVLRRLQKSQILAASAMVHQFGDFTLDEAGARVTYHQQPLWLTRYEYLLLKTLLLAPERIFSRQQLMDIVWAQAEESQDRTVDTHIKTLRSKLRMAYDEESPIRTHRGLGYSLSYR; this is encoded by the coding sequence ATGAAACCCTTAATCTGGCTGGTAGAGGATGAACCAAGTATCGCTGATACGCTGATTTATACCTTAGAAAGCGAAGGTTTTACCCTCCGGTGGTTTGACCGGGGGGAACCGGCGCTGGCAGCACTGGCGGATGGCCGGCCCGCTTTAGCGATAGTGGATGTTGGCTTACCTGATATCAATGGTTTTGACCTGTGCCGCCGTCTATTGGCGCGCGAACCCGCGCTGCCGGTGGTATTTCTTACCGCCCGTAGTGAAGAACTGGATCGCATTGTCGGGCTGGAGATTGGTGCCGATGATTATATTGCTAAGCCCTTCTCACCCCGTGAAGTGAGTGCCCGCGTGCGCACGGTATTGCGGCGCTTACAAAAATCACAAATTCTGGCCGCCTCTGCTATGGTGCATCAATTCGGTGATTTCACCCTGGATGAGGCCGGCGCGCGGGTGACCTATCATCAGCAGCCTCTCTGGCTCACCCGCTATGAATATCTGTTACTGAAAACCTTATTACTGGCCCCCGAGCGCATATTTTCACGTCAGCAACTGATGGATATTGTTTGGGCGCAGGCAGAAGAGAGTCAGGACCGTACTGTCGATACCCACATTAAAACCCTGCGCTCAAAATTGCGTATGGCTTACGATGAGGAGTCACCAATCCGCACTCATCGTGGGTTGGGCTATAGTCTGAGTTACCGATGA
- a CDS encoding tRNA-modifying protein YgfZ, which translates to MAHNTPFSAQPPVASSGLPLTLISLDDWALITLTGADRVKYLQGQVTADIDALSTDQHILCAHCDAKGKMWSNLRLFYRGEGLAFIERRSLLDNQLSELKKYAVFSKVAIAAQPDAVLLGIAGAEAKTALAEVFAELPSAEHPVTQQGNNTLLHFSLPAERFLLVTDAAQAQQLVETLADRAQFNNSKQWLALDIEAGLPIIDTDSSAQFIPQATNIQALNGISFSKGCYTGQEMVARAKYRGANKRALYWLAGAASRVPAAGEDLEWQLGENWRRTGSVLAAIQLSDGTVWVQAVLNNDLAADSVLRVRDDVGSVLTIQPLPYSLSDEK; encoded by the coding sequence ATGGCACATAACACTCCGTTCTCTGCACAACCACCGGTCGCCTCTTCCGGGCTGCCATTAACACTCATCTCGCTCGATGACTGGGCGCTCATTACCTTAACTGGCGCTGACCGAGTGAAATATCTGCAAGGGCAAGTTACTGCGGATATCGATGCTCTGTCCACCGACCAGCATATCCTGTGCGCCCATTGTGATGCTAAAGGGAAAATGTGGAGCAACCTGCGGCTATTTTATCGTGGCGAGGGGTTGGCATTTATTGAGCGCCGCAGCCTGCTGGATAACCAGTTAAGCGAACTCAAGAAATATGCCGTGTTCTCTAAAGTGGCTATTGCTGCACAGCCTGACGCCGTTCTGTTAGGCATTGCAGGGGCAGAGGCGAAAACTGCGCTGGCTGAGGTTTTTGCCGAATTACCGAGTGCCGAGCATCCGGTGACCCAGCAAGGTAATAACACACTGTTGCATTTCTCACTCCCCGCCGAGCGTTTTTTGCTGGTAACTGATGCCGCGCAAGCCCAGCAACTAGTAGAAACACTGGCCGACCGCGCGCAGTTTAACAACAGTAAACAGTGGCTGGCGCTGGATATTGAAGCAGGCTTGCCAATTATTGATACTGACAGCAGCGCGCAGTTTATTCCTCAAGCCACCAATATTCAGGCGTTGAATGGCATTAGCTTCAGTAAAGGTTGTTACACCGGGCAGGAGATGGTGGCCAGAGCCAAATACCGCGGAGCCAACAAACGCGCGCTGTACTGGTTAGCGGGTGCTGCCAGCCGTGTACCGGCAGCCGGTGAAGATTTAGAGTGGCAATTAGGTGAGAACTGGCGTCGTACCGGTTCCGTGTTAGCCGCAATTCAACTCAGTGATGGCACTGTGTGGGTGCAGGCGGTGTTGAACAACGATCTGGCGGCAGACAGTGTGCTACGAGTGCGCGATGATGTTGGCAGTGTGCTGACTATTCAGCCGTTGCCCTACTCACTGAGTGATGAGAAGTAG
- a CDS encoding aminomethyl-transferring glycine dehydrogenase (acts in conjunction with GvcH to form H-protein-S-aminomethyldihydrolipoyllysine from glycine) yields MTQNLSQLEHNDAFIQRHIGSSAEQQQQMLAAIGANSLSTLIQQIVPADIQLPSPPQVGDAATEHQALAELKGIASQNQRYKSYIGMGYSPVLTPPVILRNMLENPGWYTAYTPYQPEVSQGRLEALLNFQQLTQDLTGLDLASASLLDEATAAAESMALAKRASKLKDANRFFVADDVHPQTLDVVRTRAETFGFEVIVDRAAKVLELDGVFGVLLQQVGTTGELHDYSALLSELKKRKIITSVAADIMALVLLTAPGTQGADVVFGSAQRFGVPMGYGGPHAAFFACRDEFKRSMPGRIIGVSRDAAGNTALRMAMQTREQHIRREKANSNICTSQVLLANIASLYAVYHGPQGLQRIAGRIHRMTDILAAGLQQVGLSLRFQHWFDTLTVEVKDKATVLARALSFGINLRTDIHGAVGITLDETTSREDIQALFALLAGDSHGLDIDQLDAKVSQSSQSIQATMLRQEPILTHPVFNRYHSETEMMRYMHRLERKDLALNQAMIPLGSCTMKLNAAAEMIPITWPEFAELHPFCPPEQAAGYQQMIGQLSQWLVQLTGYDAVCMQPNSGAQGEYAGLLAIRRYHESRNQASRHICLIPSSAHGTNPASAQMAGMSVVVVACDKQGNIDLHDLRQKAEDAGDELSCIMVTYPSTHGVYEETIREVCQIVHQFGGQVYLDGANMNAQVGITTPGYIGADVSHLNLHKTFCIPHGGGGPGMGPIGVKAHLAPFVPGHSVVQIDGMTTQQGAVSAAPFGSASILPISWMYIRMMGADGLKQASQVAILNANYIATRLKAAYPVLYTGHDGRVAHECILDIRPLKEATGISEMDIAKRLIDFGFHAPTMSFPVAGTLMVEPTESESKVELDRFIDAMLAIRSEIDKVAQGEWPLEDNPLVNAPHTQAELVGDWQHPYSRELAVFPVAGVMENKYWPAVKRLDDVYGDRNLFCSCVPIADYE; encoded by the coding sequence ATGACTCAGAATCTCAGCCAGCTTGAACATAACGATGCTTTTATTCAGCGCCATATCGGCTCCTCTGCTGAACAACAGCAACAGATGTTGGCCGCCATTGGTGCCAACTCGTTAAGTACATTGATCCAGCAGATTGTTCCGGCAGATATCCAATTGCCAAGCCCACCACAAGTGGGTGATGCCGCCACTGAACACCAGGCGCTGGCGGAACTTAAAGGGATTGCCAGCCAGAATCAGCGCTATAAATCCTACATCGGCATGGGCTACAGCCCGGTACTGACCCCGCCGGTTATCCTGCGTAATATGCTGGAGAACCCAGGCTGGTACACCGCTTACACACCTTATCAGCCAGAAGTTTCTCAGGGCCGCCTTGAAGCGCTGTTGAATTTCCAGCAATTGACACAAGACCTGACGGGGTTGGATCTGGCTTCTGCCTCTTTGCTGGATGAGGCTACTGCTGCGGCAGAATCGATGGCATTAGCCAAGCGAGCCAGTAAGCTGAAGGACGCTAATCGCTTCTTTGTGGCTGATGATGTTCATCCACAAACGCTGGATGTGGTGCGAACTCGCGCTGAAACTTTTGGTTTTGAAGTGATTGTCGACCGCGCTGCAAAAGTGCTGGAGCTGGATGGTGTTTTTGGTGTGTTGCTGCAACAAGTAGGCACCACTGGTGAACTGCATGACTACAGCGCGCTGCTGTCTGAACTGAAAAAACGTAAAATCATTACCAGCGTGGCTGCCGATATTATGGCGCTGGTGCTGTTGACTGCGCCGGGGACACAAGGTGCCGATGTGGTATTTGGCTCCGCTCAGCGCTTTGGTGTGCCGATGGGGTATGGCGGCCCACATGCTGCATTCTTTGCCTGCCGTGACGAATTTAAACGCTCGATGCCGGGCCGCATTATTGGGGTATCACGCGACGCTGCCGGTAATACTGCGTTGCGTATGGCGATGCAGACCCGTGAGCAACATATTCGCCGCGAGAAAGCTAACTCCAACATCTGTACCTCACAGGTGCTACTGGCCAATATTGCCAGCCTGTATGCGGTTTATCATGGCCCGCAGGGCTTGCAGCGTATCGCTGGCCGTATTCACCGGATGACCGATATCCTGGCTGCGGGTTTGCAACAAGTAGGCCTGAGTCTCCGTTTCCAGCACTGGTTCGATACCCTGACAGTTGAAGTCAAAGACAAAGCTACGGTATTGGCTCGTGCATTGAGTTTTGGTATTAACCTGCGCACTGACATTCATGGCGCTGTGGGTATCACGCTGGATGAAACCACCTCCCGCGAAGATATTCAGGCCCTTTTTGCCCTGTTAGCCGGTGATAGCCACGGCCTGGATATTGACCAGCTTGACGCAAAAGTCAGCCAGAGCAGCCAGTCGATACAGGCTACGATGCTGCGCCAAGAGCCGATTCTGACCCATCCGGTATTCAATCGTTACCACAGCGAAACCGAAATGATGCGTTATATGCATCGTTTAGAGCGCAAAGATTTGGCGCTGAATCAGGCGATGATCCCGTTGGGTTCTTGTACCATGAAGTTGAACGCTGCCGCCGAGATGATCCCGATTACCTGGCCGGAATTCGCTGAGTTACACCCATTCTGCCCGCCGGAGCAAGCGGCCGGTTATCAGCAGATGATTGGTCAACTGTCACAATGGTTGGTGCAACTGACGGGTTATGACGCAGTGTGTATGCAACCAAACTCAGGTGCGCAGGGAGAGTATGCCGGTTTGCTGGCTATCCGCCGTTACCACGAAAGTCGCAATCAGGCGAGTCGCCATATCTGCTTAATACCAAGCTCAGCCCACGGCACTAACCCCGCGTCAGCACAAATGGCCGGTATGTCGGTGGTGGTGGTAGCCTGTGATAAGCAAGGCAATATCGATTTACATGACTTGCGCCAAAAGGCAGAAGACGCGGGTGATGAGTTGTCTTGCATTATGGTGACCTACCCGTCAACCCACGGCGTGTATGAAGAAACCATCCGTGAAGTTTGCCAAATCGTTCATCAGTTTGGCGGGCAAGTTTATCTGGATGGCGCGAACATGAATGCGCAGGTTGGCATCACTACGCCGGGTTATATCGGGGCTGATGTATCGCATCTTAACTTGCACAAAACTTTCTGTATCCCACATGGCGGTGGCGGACCAGGCATGGGGCCAATTGGCGTCAAAGCCCATTTGGCACCTTTTGTGCCCGGTCACAGTGTGGTGCAAATCGACGGTATGACCACTCAGCAAGGTGCCGTTTCAGCCGCGCCATTTGGTAGTGCATCAATTTTACCTATCAGTTGGATGTATATTCGCATGATGGGCGCTGATGGCTTGAAGCAAGCCAGTCAGGTGGCTATTTTGAATGCCAACTACATCGCTACCCGCCTGAAAGCCGCCTATCCGGTGTTGTATACCGGTCACGATGGCCGTGTGGCACATGAGTGTATTCTGGATATTCGTCCGCTAAAAGAGGCGACCGGTATCAGTGAAATGGATATCGCTAAACGCCTGATCGATTTCGGTTTTCACGCGCCGACCATGTCGTTCCCGGTTGCCGGAACACTGATGGTGGAGCCGACAGAATCAGAAAGCAAAGTGGAACTGGACCGCTTTATCGATGCGATGTTAGCGATTCGTAGCGAGATTGACAAAGTGGCCCAAGGCGAATGGCCGCTGGAAGACAACCCGCTGGTGAATGCGCCTCATACTCAGGCGGAGCTGGTGGGGGACTGGCAGCACCCTTACAGCCGTGAGCTGGCTGTGTTCCCGGTTGCAGGTGTGATGGAGAACAAATACTGGCCAGCGGTGAAACGTTTGGATGATGTGTACGGCGACCGTAATCTGTTCTGCTCATGTGTCCCAATTGCTGATTATGAGTAA
- a CDS encoding NAD(P)-dependent oxidoreductase, whose protein sequence is MNKKVALVTGGSRGIGRATALLLAKHGYRVAVNYINDQQAARQVVAEIAAAGGLAIALQADIADESQVVALFEQLEAQLGPISALVNNAGILFPQTSIEGLTAERINRVLTTNVTGYFLCSREAVKRMAMRHGGHGGAIVNVSSAASRLGAPGEYLDYAASKGAIDTLTIGLSLEVAAEGIRVNGVRPGVIYTDIHASGGEPGRVDRIQSLLPMKRGGHPHEVAEAIVWLLSDCASYVTGSVLDLAGGK, encoded by the coding sequence ATGAATAAGAAAGTTGCATTAGTGACGGGCGGCAGCCGGGGAATTGGTCGTGCGACCGCATTGCTGTTGGCAAAACATGGTTATCGGGTGGCGGTCAATTATATCAATGACCAGCAGGCCGCGCGGCAGGTGGTGGCGGAGATAGCGGCTGCGGGAGGGTTGGCGATTGCGTTACAGGCGGATATTGCTGATGAATCACAGGTTGTGGCGCTGTTTGAACAACTTGAGGCGCAACTGGGGCCAATCAGTGCATTAGTGAATAATGCCGGTATTCTGTTCCCACAAACCAGTATTGAAGGCTTGACCGCCGAACGTATTAACCGAGTGCTAACGACCAATGTGACAGGGTATTTCTTATGCAGTCGCGAGGCGGTTAAACGCATGGCTATGCGCCATGGTGGCCATGGTGGGGCAATTGTTAATGTTTCTTCTGCCGCGTCCCGCCTTGGTGCGCCGGGGGAATATTTGGATTATGCGGCCTCCAAAGGGGCTATTGATACACTGACCATCGGTTTGTCGCTGGAGGTGGCGGCTGAGGGGATTAGGGTTAACGGGGTACGGCCAGGTGTTATCTATACCGATATCCATGCCAGTGGTGGTGAACCCGGGCGGGTTGACCGGATCCAAAGCTTGTTACCCATGAAACGGGGTGGTCACCCACATGAAGTTGCTGAGGCGATTGTTTGGTTGCTGTCAGACTGTGCCTCTTATGTCACCGGCAGTGTATTGGACCTGGCGGGCGGAAAATAA
- the gcvT gene encoding glycine cleavage system protein T, with amino-acid sequence MAKQTPLYDQHVACGARMVDFHGWMMPLHYGSQIDEHHIVRQDAGMFDVSHMTIVDLHGARTREFLRYLLANDVAKLTQPGKALYTGMLNASGGVIDDLIVYFLQEDYFRLVVNSATRDKDLAWIIQHAEPYQVEVTVRDDLALVAVQGPTAQQKVATLLTPEQQQAIAGMKPFFGIQTGDFFIATTGYTGESGYEIALPKEQVVEFWQQLLAAGVKPAGLGARDTLRLEAGMNLYGQEMDEGVSPLAANMGWTVAWLPEDRQFIGREALEKQRADGTEQLVGLIMTEKGVLRNELPVHFSDALGNSHVGVITSGSFSPTLGFSIALARVPAGIGESAVVQIRNREMPVRVTKPGFVRAGKPVAL; translated from the coding sequence ATGGCTAAGCAGACCCCGCTGTATGATCAGCACGTAGCGTGCGGTGCGCGCATGGTAGATTTTCATGGCTGGATGATGCCATTGCATTATGGTTCCCAAATCGACGAGCACCATATCGTGCGTCAAGATGCCGGTATGTTCGATGTCTCTCATATGACTATCGTTGATCTGCACGGTGCCCGTACCCGTGAGTTCCTGCGTTACCTGTTAGCCAACGACGTTGCTAAACTAACCCAACCGGGCAAAGCCCTTTACACCGGGATGCTGAATGCGTCCGGCGGTGTTATCGATGACTTGATTGTCTATTTCCTGCAAGAAGACTATTTCCGCTTAGTGGTTAACTCCGCTACCCGTGACAAAGATCTGGCCTGGATAATCCAGCATGCTGAACCTTACCAGGTTGAAGTGACGGTGCGTGACGATCTTGCCCTGGTGGCGGTACAAGGCCCAACGGCTCAACAGAAAGTGGCTACTTTACTGACTCCTGAGCAGCAGCAGGCGATCGCGGGCATGAAACCATTCTTTGGTATTCAAACGGGTGATTTCTTTATCGCGACTACCGGTTATACCGGTGAATCAGGGTATGAAATCGCACTGCCAAAAGAGCAAGTTGTTGAATTTTGGCAGCAATTGCTCGCCGCTGGGGTGAAGCCTGCGGGTCTTGGTGCGCGTGATACTTTGCGTCTGGAAGCGGGTATGAACCTTTACGGTCAGGAAATGGATGAAGGTGTTTCTCCGTTAGCCGCCAATATGGGCTGGACGGTAGCCTGGTTGCCAGAAGACCGTCAGTTTATCGGCCGCGAAGCACTGGAAAAGCAACGTGCGGACGGAACTGAGCAACTGGTCGGCTTGATCATGACCGAAAAAGGCGTATTACGTAATGAGTTGCCCGTGCATTTTTCTGATGCGCTGGGTAACTCACATGTCGGTGTGATAACCAGTGGTTCATTCTCGCCTACATTGGGTTTCAGCATTGCGCTGGCCCGTGTGCCTGCGGGAATTGGTGAGAGTGCGGTGGTTCAAATCCGCAACCGTGAAATGCCAGTGCGGGTCACAAAACCCGGTTTTGTGCGGGCGGGTAAGCCGGTCGCGCTGTAA